The stretch of DNA TCGTGCCCATGAGGGTGATTCTCTGCATGGCCCTGGtcaccctgctctcttctcGGTCCCTGATGTCCTCTCGCAGCGAGCCGTTCATCATCTGGTGTCCCCTCGACTGTGGGAAGAGAAATCAAAAGAGAGTACTGAGGGAAGATATTTCCACTAAGACCAGTTTAGATTCAGATCAATCCGAAACACCAGAGCAAAATATTGTAAAGCTCCAGGGAACAATGGGAGATAGCAAAGAGTGAGAAAGTAAGCACTACTAAAACagaacaatacatttacatcaTGTAAACCACACTAAACGGAAAAACATCAAATATAATTTATGGAGACAGTTCCTAACATGGACACAGCTCTAGCGGGTGACCCAAATCAATGGCAGTTACTCAGGGGGTCTGACCATGTTGTGGCTGAAGTTCCTGGGTTCCTGTAGcgggctgttctctctctgcagggccTGGAGCACCCTGCAGGCTGTCTCCTCTGGGTCCCTATCCTCACAAGACACCTTCCTGGCAGCAGACAGTGGGCACTCTAAACGACTCTTTGGCcctgggaaaggagggagagagagacaaatacagagaatgttggagagagggagggactatTCAGTTGTAGTATCTTGATGTTCCCGTTATTGGCATGAGAATAAGGCCATTTTATGGTACGCTGATAAACTAGTTCCTTCACTTAAAAACATACTTTGagaatccctgctctccttggAGGGTGGCCTATCAAGGGTTTTGCTCTTTACCAACATGGGCTTGGTGGGAACATAGGCCTCCATGTTGTCTTTCCTCTTAGCGGACAGAGAACGTTCAATCTTACGCCCTGCAACGTCAGAGAAGGGAAAGGGATGCTCAATAAACTATTTCAATACATCTTTTCGGTCTATTCATCCGTGTTTGGTTTATATAATCTGTGTTACATAACATCACATACAACCTGCTTTCATTTATCAGTGAAAAGGAAGTACAAGAGTCGACAGGAGGTGGTCATGCAGACTCACCCCTGCAGTCAGTCAACATCTAGAACAAGGAGTTGAGATGGTATAGTGAGTACCTTTAGGAGACGGCCCAAAGTCCAGTACGATGAGGTCTGCAGGCTCTGCTTGACAGCCCATGGAGTCAGAGGGCCGTGGgtagctggaggaggtggaggccttGGTGGAGGACGGAGGTAGGCCCAGCTCCTCCAGACTCTCTGTGCTCTCGTCCCTTTcaatctgctcctccacccactcctcctccGACTCCTCCCCTGCCGACCCCCGGCTGCTGCGCCGCATGTTCACCTCCAGGCTCCGCCGCAACACCTGCCGGTGATAAACAAGGCTACCGACACGCACACAAGGGTACTGTGCATGCACGCACTGTGGGTCTGTACTTGAGCAAACATAAAAACCTGTAAGGTACACAGTCTTGCAATCAGATAGTGTGGTTTGattaatgtacagtatgttacaCTAAAGAACACAGACTGTTACGACTGGGGCGATGAAAACATCAACATGACGGAACTCCCTGGCCCGAGTCTCTGTGACAATGATTCACTGTGTCACATCACCAAACATCATTTTCTGCTATATCACTCAAGGCCAGAGGCctatttctctccctgtgtgctaTGTAACCCAGGAATTAAATGTAATCTCTCCACTCACCTTGACCTCGTCAATGTTGAGCAGTACACGCTCGTTGTGTTCAGGGTTGGCCTGCCTCCCTCGGCTGTCTGCGCGGGGGCTAAAAGAGTGTGACACCTTACAGGCGTCATGGGAACTGTGAGGGGAGCGGGAGCTGGACCTCTGGATAGagaggtggatggggggggggcagagagagagaaaagagagagatgctaACTCATCCAGGCAGCTGCTACTGACACATAACAATCAGATGCACACTTATTCTACAGCGAGGCACAGGCCGCCCACACACCGCCTGGTGGTCATTGCTTACAGTTCCTACCTCCATGCCAGCGCTCTCGTACGGCTCAAAATCCTCAGAATAGCGCTTTTCCGGGGAAACTCGCAAACAGGGTCCCTCTTCCGCTCGGATATTGAACGAATTCTGCTAGGCGACAGAGAAACACATTGTTCGCATACACACCGCTGCGACGGTCGACGGTCGGTAAAGGTTAGCGCTACAGCTGGCTCTACCTGGACCCATTCTCTCCTCTGTACTGTTCCCGGGGCAGTGCGGCTCCTCTGGCGTTGGGCCTGCTCTAGATCTCCGACGCCGCCGTCCTCAGCTCTCTGTGACGCGTGTCTTCTCAAGGAATCTAGGGATGAGTCAGAGCACAGACACGGTGTGCGTTAGAGGTATCCCTCCACCCAGAGGAagaccagtcacacacagatgGTCCTCAGCACACAGTGAGAAAGCATGGCTGCCCCTGTTACGACTGTCACTATCATTAATTCAGTGACAGGGCACAGGATTATACCATGCCAAGTGCAAAGTGAAGGGGTGGGGTGTTGCGTGTCGGATTGTGAGTGATGAGATGATCATTGTTTGATCCGGATGGATCCTGGTACgtaccagcagtgtgtgtcGTTCTGGATGCGGGCGGTGGAGAGGTGAAAGACCTCTGGCTGGGTCTCTTATGCTGTCTGCTAGCTTCGGCGTTCGCCCCGTTCAGATAGATGGAGAAACCTTGCTCCAACCTCTCCAGATCTATCTCCTTTTGGTCTTTGATTTTCAGCCTCTTTAGTATCCTTCAGAATGGGGAATGTTACAAGAACTCAAACAAACAGACCCAGAGATACTGTAGATGGCTACAATAATCCTTGTGTTAGGTTCTTAGGTTTAGTCACACCAATTGAAATGTCAGATAATCATTTAGCTTATCGCAGTGATTCTGGCCTTAAGCTTATGCTTCACACAtgtgtgtcaaataatctcTTTGTACGTTGCCAATCAAAGTCTTGTGTTTGTCAGTACTAATAAATCAGGAAGTGTGTCTCGGCTGTGTGTAACCAGAGATTCTGCTTCCTGAAGCTCTGCTCACAATTCACCTGTTTTTCTGCTGGAGGGTGATTAAATATTCATCCAGGGTCTCTTCAGGGGCCGAGCCAAGCttgcctctctgccccctctggctccccttcacacacacacacacacacacacacacgcgcacacatgcatgcacatacgtacacacacaaaaggaagCAGTGTTATTAAAGCTTATGTCAGCTCTTTCAGGAATCATACTGTATCCAAACTGAATTATAAATGATGGCTATATCATTGTTTTAGACTATCACACTTAATTACTATCAAAAAACAATCAAGTCTGGACTAGTCTACTACACTAGTTTGTAGAAATGCAAACAATGGGGAGAAATAAGAGTGGTACGTTCTAAGGTCAGGAACCTTAATGCAGATGACATAGTATTGTCAATTTCACATTAGCAATAAGAAACATTTAAAGTCACCAATATCATATAAAACAGCTGGTTGATTAAAATGACCGGAACAGGACATGCACGCACTCATGGACACATGCAACCCACAACATGTAAACAGAAGATTAGAGACTCTCTGGAACATGGGGTAGGGTTGAGGAAGCAGCAGACAGCATAAATGCAAAATATTGCCATGCTCCTACAATATTTTACCCAAGCCATTTAAACACGATGAGAAAACTGAGCACATTACATTCAATCTCAACCAAATTATCTGACACCACTTTTCCTGTGGATTTTCAGTACCACCAGAAATAttcaaaaaggaaagaaaaactaTAATTGTGCTTGAGGATAGTGTGTGATGTGTTATGGAGAAGTACTGAAGCAAATAAAATGATCATGCTTAAAAATAGATTGAAAGAGCGCTATTCTGCTTACATAGTCTCTAGCAGCAAATTAGGCTACAGAATCTGTAAGACACAGTAAAGGTGATACTGAAGCACTGCAAGAGTAAAGGGAAAGGTGAAtgaatagaatagaattaaGCAAAGACAACGGAAATCAATATTATATAATAAACATGAAATTATATGCACGTTAGACATCTTTATCAGCGTAAAATACGTATTGTACCAAACCCAAAATACTATGCTAACAGTCACAACTTAAGCAAACTATTAATATTAGAATACATTAACATATCTCTTCATCTAAAACGGTTATTTTATGTCTTTCATTCACTGACGATGCATGGTCATCACTTAAAAAATCTTCACATAACCTCGAGGGAAAGCCTGGTCAAATCACATAACACATGGAAATCTCATACCTCTTGATCCATCGTAGGTCGGTGTTGATTGGAATACCCTTATTTCCACATTATGAGGGGAGGGTGAAAACCGGGTTTGCTTCATGTATTCGTGAGAACCATACATTCAGCTCTGCAGAAAAAAAATCAACATTCGTCATAAGCCTAACTACAGCACTTGTGAATACAGCTGTTGTGATCGCTGCTGCATAATACAGTACCCATTCCAATGGCCCACCAGGGACAAGTCTCATTTCCCGAATAAGGAAAAAAAATGCATCCCGTGGATAAAATCTGGCCTTGACAACATAAAGGTAAATTATATCCATCCGTACAGGGCGTTATCGTCGTTGCCAAATTAGAACACTAGGCTAGCTAGTATTGTCAGGGGCCAATGTCAACCACGTTATATGTCAAATATAAACTAGTCTACTATAGCACTATATTATATCTCAGATCATATCTGCGACTACAGTAGACTAGCTGTAGTTTTAATTGCGTCGTTTTTTCACATAGTGCTAGAGCTTACTTACAGTAAACGATGGGCTCAACGTTTTTGCAAATACATGGCTACTGTAGCTGGCTCCAAGCTAACAAGTGTTGACATCTGGACAAGGAGGATAGGCTAGACTACAGTACCAAGCTCGCTAGCTGGATTGTTGCTGGATGTTAGCTTGGGTAACAGACTGGCTAACGAATGGTTAGATTTGTAACATCAATGTCCCGTACTTTCCATCACCTGATTTCTAAACGAGCGTTTTGATTTATGTCGTAACTACTCACACCGTTTTTGAGGTTTTTTTCTCAGTTCAATTTGTACGTCGGTTAAGATTCTTGCGATGAGTTTGTTCGATTCTCATGTGCCTTGCATTCGTTGTTGATAGCAGTTGTTGGTGCTGGTTACTAGGAGAGTTATCCACCAATGGCGAAAGCTCCTCTAGTCTGACACACCcctgaggaggagcagagttTTGAAGAGCTAGCGCTTGAGCTCTGCCCTCCATCAGTCTCAATTATGTTTTGTTGCATACTTCACTGAGCAATTAATTGTTTTCCGGACATGTAGTAGCAAAGCATTACTGGGCACACTTcagacaaaaaataaaaaaaataaagatttCAAAACAGACTGAAATGACATTtgtgtcataaaaaaaaaacaccaattCATTTCATGGTCCACTCTCAAAAGTTGAACACTGTTTTATTTATTATAAACCAatgcattttatataaaaagGTCAAAGGGATCTGAAATGAAACcattgtaaatgtaaacctCACAAGACCTGGTTACGGGCACCCCCTGACCACACTGGACTCAAGAAACTCCCATGAGCCAGCACACCTGGTTAACAATCATCCACTGTCCCCGATAGACCATAGGCTACTTTCAAGATAATCTGACAGTTTTGAAAGATTTTGAATAGAAAGAGGGTAGCTGACATGAATGTCTCTTTGCAAAGCAGTACATGTACAGTGACTTTAGCAGGCCATTGGTTTTTGTGCATTTCATTATAGCCATTACCAGCAGCTGGCATATTCTTGACATGCCCAAACAAAACTAGCAAATAGCTTCCCAAAGGTGTAAGATTGTTGCAGGTAAACAAGATAAAGCTCTGTGTAACGTCCAAAGTAACAGTCCTTAATATTTCCCAGGTACAGGATTCTTCTGTCCCCACCAGACCAAGACCCACCTCATCCCTCACAGTACTTTCAAAGCTCAAAAGGACTGAATAGGTCAAAGCTGTACTGAAGCAAGTCTGAAGGACTATTCCCCCATACAGCACACATCTATGTATTTCAGATCTGTGAAAGCTGGCTAGTTGGTAGGAGCTAGGAAGGAACAAAATGGAACCAGCCCTAGTTGTTAAAATCATCTAAGACACTATTGCGATCTTAAGCACTCATAACAAGCTCTCAATGTCTTTACTGAGAGAAATGACGGTTGGGTaatttcaaataaataaatacattgaaattTTAAGGACTAACTGGTGTGTACACAGCATTTCAATTTGGATAAATAAGATACAAATGCAACTGGTATCTGTATCATGATATCAACATCTTCAACAATACAGTTGGCTGTCATTTCTAAAGGCAACATATGCCAAGAAAACAACTCTCAGCATCATGTCATATTTCAATAAAAATGTCATCAATCATCTCTTAACTACAATCCAATTTTGCCAAACGCCACATGATAAAATGCCAAAATTGGAATTCAAAGAATAATATCAAGTTGATTTCACCGACACAGACCGCAGGGCATGGCTCAGGCTTCTGTAGTAGTAAGAACCTCTTGAGGGCACGTTTCCCTTCTTCGTTTTGTGTGCATCAAGCCTGTTGTGTTGAGCCATATAGGTCATGTCACCAGTGTTTCCAGGTATAAATTAGTTGAATTAAATGAGTTTAATGGGAAAGGGTATGGCTTTCTTTTGCCTGGTTTTAAAAAATTGACCACATGTCCAACTACCAAAACACAAgttgaagaaaaataataaaacaataactTAAATAGAAGTGCTTAAAACGTTACACAGTTCTTAGAGCCCTTTCAATAACCTGAAATAAGCAGGGCGAGAAGGAACTCCACCCaaacagaaaaaggagagaaaaatgggAAACAGTAATGGTAATACTAATATTCATCCAATGATTCACAGATGTACAGTTCACTTTTAGGTCCTAACCCCATCTTTCCCAGAAATCCATGTCTTCTCGTCAATGGCCCCCCCATGTCTGTGAGCCTCGGCCCCCCTCTGTTTCAAGTCGGTCTGTGCTAGGAGGGGTCTCAGTCCCAGtgcatttcctctcctcctctgccctcctctcttcctcctcctttttccTTCGCTCCATCTCCCATTCCACAAAGGTGTCAAAGAGGCTGGGCCAGGCCTCGTCCTCACTGTAGTTGCTCAGGTCCGGCCCAATGGCCTGTGTAAAGTTGAGGAACATATTCCACGTGTCCCGTGAAATGCCCCGCACGCCTGACGGGTTCTCAGCTAGGAAGTCCAGCCAGCGCTCCAAGATGGAGGGGGAGTTCTGGGTGAAGACTAGGCGCCACAGGGCGATGGCGATGTCGCGTTGCAGCGACCGCTGGCCCTCCTCTGCATCCAGGCCGAACTGGAAGGTGAAACGGTACAGGTCTCTGAAGCTGTCCTCGCCCTGGGCCTCCAGCAGCATGCAGGAGAAGCGGGAGCAGATGCCTTCCAGACTGTCCGCCTGGATCGCCCTGCAACCCTCCACAAACTCTTTCCTACAGAAAAAGAGAGCACAACAAGAACAATTGTGCCATTAGACCACATCAAATTGCTTCCTTTTGGCCACAAAGATTGGTCTCATCTAAGTAAAATAAGTTAGCCCAGCATGAGATTTATAGGTTGAATTTTTTTCCAAGACACATGTGTTTTGCACACGTCAATCTAAACCTGCAATACTACCTACACTTTCATCCATCTACAGAGGAAAGAACAAGATGCCCCTCTTTGATAAACTTGACCACATCCTGTCACTCTGCCATACTGTGTGCTCACTGCTCACTAGCTGAATGTGGGAACCTGGCCAGATATAGTAGTACCCTAAATGCTTTGCTATTCAGTCCCTACTGCAAAACAGCCCTTGTTTAAATAGCCACAGTGAGCAAACAGCAACAGTCCACAATGAGAGTTTCTAGATAGATACACAGCACTTGCTGAGAGGCTCTAAATAGAGAACTGCTGAGGCAGGGCCATCCGAGAGAAGAGCAATGAGCGGTGACCACCAGCCACACTATCAGCCACCCACTGGAGAGTGCTGTGTCAGTGAGGCCTGATCCATTTCCTCTGTGCCCCCTACCTGTCAGTGAGCGAGTGCGAGCGGAGCTGCTGAAAGCTGAGAtaagtggggggagggtggccaggccag from Osmerus eperlanus chromosome 12, fOsmEpe2.1, whole genome shotgun sequence encodes:
- the dcun1d3 gene encoding DCN1-like protein 3 → MGQCVTKCKNPTSSLGSKSGDKDTGSKSHKKGGGAGGGGHKEEPSTLGSKASSEFNGPKAMEVTVENPVIPTAMGDLRKDERSAEADGLSLLRIEELFCCYKDDLEDAILEEGMESFCNDLCVDPAEFRVLVLAWKFQAATMCKFTRKEFVEGCRAIQADSLEGICSRFSCMLLEAQGEDSFRDLYRFTFQFGLDAEEGQRSLQRDIAIALWRLVFTQNSPSILERWLDFLAENPSGVRGISRDTWNMFLNFTQAIGPDLSNYSEDEAWPSLFDTFVEWEMERRKKEEEERRAEEERKCTGTETPPSTDRLETEGGRGSQTWGGH